The following are from one region of the Phormidium sp. PBR-2020 genome:
- a CDS encoding rhodanese-related sulfurtransferase, protein MSIVVATFYQFVPLQDLDSLRSQLLEFGGDRHLKGTLILAPEGINATVAGPRTAIDDLMAKLRQMPQFQGLERLEYKESQSQTPPFQRFKVRIKPEIVTFKQEEINPQETVGTYIQAREWNQLISNPEVTLIDTRNDFEVEIGTFKGAQNPKTSAFTEFPDYIKENLDPQKTPKVAMFCTGGIRCEKATSYLLKQGFKEVYHLKGGILKYLEDVPEEDSLWEGDCFVFDERVAVRHGLERGDYELCLSCGHPLSPEERNSPHYDWGISCPHCYGSLSEEKRRRREEKVRQLTLQRQRQAIADGNQT, encoded by the coding sequence GCAGCTTCTGGAGTTCGGGGGCGATCGCCATCTCAAAGGAACCCTGATTCTTGCCCCAGAAGGCATCAACGCCACTGTCGCCGGCCCCCGAACGGCGATCGATGACCTCATGGCAAAACTGCGCCAAATGCCCCAATTCCAAGGCTTAGAACGCCTAGAGTATAAAGAATCTCAAAGCCAAACTCCCCCCTTCCAACGCTTCAAAGTTCGCATCAAACCGGAAATTGTCACCTTCAAACAAGAGGAAATCAATCCTCAGGAAACCGTAGGAACCTACATTCAAGCCAGGGAATGGAATCAACTCATCTCAAATCCTGAAGTCACCCTCATCGATACCCGCAATGACTTTGAAGTCGAAATTGGCACATTCAAGGGCGCTCAAAACCCTAAAACCTCTGCATTTACAGAGTTTCCAGATTATATTAAAGAGAACTTAGACCCCCAAAAAACTCCTAAAGTTGCCATGTTTTGCACCGGAGGAATCCGTTGTGAAAAAGCAACATCTTATCTCTTAAAACAAGGGTTTAAAGAAGTGTATCATCTCAAAGGAGGCATCCTCAAATATCTCGAAGATGTCCCCGAAGAGGATAGTTTATGGGAAGGAGACTGTTTTGTCTTCGATGAGCGAGTGGCAGTACGACATGGCCTAGAACGAGGAGACTATGAACTCTGTCTCAGTTGTGGACATCCCCTCTCCCCAGAAGAACGCAACTCTCCCCACTACGACTGGGGGATTTCCTGTCCCCATTGTTACGGAAGTCTCAGCGAGGAGAAACGCCGCCGCCGAGAAGAAAAGGTACGCCAGTTAACGCTTCAACGCCAACGTCAAGCCATCGCTGATGGGAACCAGACTTAG
- a CDS encoding class I SAM-dependent methyltransferase: MSPKTLGLSPQLHDYLLNTSLREHPVLQQLRQETAQLPGARMQIAPEQGQFMALLVQLLGARKTLEIGTFTGYSALVVALALPPEGRLVTCDIDETTTAIARRYWQQAGVADNIELRLAPALDSLDQLLAAGEAESFDFAFIDADKRNYPHYYEKSLQLVRSGGLIAIDNVLWSGRVADETVSDKRTEAIREFNLALHQDDRISLSLVPISDGLTLALKR; the protein is encoded by the coding sequence ATGTCCCCCAAAACCCTCGGCTTATCCCCCCAACTCCACGATTATCTCCTCAACACCTCCCTAAGAGAGCATCCAGTCTTACAGCAGTTGCGCCAGGAAACCGCCCAGCTACCCGGTGCCAGGATGCAAATTGCGCCGGAACAGGGGCAGTTTATGGCCCTGCTGGTACAGCTTCTCGGGGCGCGAAAAACCCTAGAAATTGGCACATTTACTGGCTATAGTGCCTTGGTGGTGGCTCTGGCATTGCCCCCGGAGGGCCGGCTGGTAACTTGTGATATTGATGAAACGACGACGGCGATCGCCCGCCGCTATTGGCAACAAGCCGGAGTCGCTGACAACATTGAGTTACGCTTGGCCCCCGCCTTAGACAGTCTGGATCAGCTTTTGGCGGCAGGAGAGGCCGAGAGTTTTGATTTTGCCTTTATCGATGCCGACAAGCGCAACTATCCCCACTATTACGAGAAATCTCTGCAACTGGTGCGATCGGGGGGACTGATTGCGATCGATAATGTTTTATGGTCGGGGCGTGTTGCGGATGAAACAGTCAGCGATAAACGCACGGAGGCCATTCGTGAGTTTAACCTTGCCCTCCATCAAGACGATCGCATCTCCCTAAGTCTGGTTCCCATCAGCGATGGCTTGACGTTGGCGTTGAAGCGTTAA
- a CDS encoding DUF1995 family protein, which yields MDTTENRIELPDDLEDAIAQAKAATKAALEDGYRLIQVEIVYPELKAQPIAETFIPVLTEMGYNLKVMFPDTGAAALARRDWGDTPFKITDVGSRRLPVTSQMEETDECYLLVEPSDVEIEQVEKLANEAGDRPVILLLPRLESVATVGIGYAARQLRERFLSKITSCYYVRPLPGGALLRIYPSPWIVWTLNEENQYEVLTEMSYKPVGEELERLLMGEELEDSSSEPSDSDANAPPSSNKPQSRGLFAEVQRFIRALTQ from the coding sequence ATGGATACTACAGAAAATCGGATTGAACTCCCAGATGATTTAGAGGATGCGATCGCCCAGGCGAAGGCGGCGACGAAAGCAGCCCTGGAGGATGGTTATCGCCTGATCCAAGTTGAGATCGTCTATCCAGAATTGAAGGCCCAACCTATTGCTGAAACCTTTATCCCCGTTTTGACGGAGATGGGTTATAACCTCAAAGTCATGTTCCCCGACACTGGGGCCGCAGCTTTGGCGCGGCGGGATTGGGGAGATACCCCCTTTAAGATTACCGATGTGGGCAGTCGTCGCCTCCCCGTCACCAGTCAGATGGAAGAGACAGATGAGTGCTATCTGTTAGTGGAACCGTCGGATGTGGAAATTGAACAAGTCGAGAAACTGGCCAACGAAGCCGGCGATCGCCCGGTTATCCTCCTCCTCCCCCGCCTCGAAAGTGTCGCCACCGTTGGCATTGGCTACGCCGCTCGCCAGTTACGGGAACGCTTCCTGAGCAAAATCACCTCATGCTATTATGTTCGTCCTCTCCCCGGTGGCGCTCTCTTACGGATTTATCCCTCGCCCTGGATTGTCTGGACATTAAATGAGGAGAATCAATATGAGGTGTTAACGGAAATGTCCTACAAACCCGTTGGCGAGGAACTTGAACGCCTACTCATGGGTGAAGAACTCGAAGACAGTTCCTCCGAACCCAGCGACAGCGACGCCAACGCTCCCCCAAGTTCCAACAAACCCCAATCCCGAGGCCTATTCGCCGAAGTCCAACGCTTCATCCGCGCCCTAACCCAGTAG